A window of Salvelinus alpinus chromosome 31, SLU_Salpinus.1, whole genome shotgun sequence contains these coding sequences:
- the LOC139561294 gene encoding uncharacterized protein produces MGCQCCKMIKRNRDPAESSLYQPHHLPADSGDQSNNKQKQVFHNLGFSNSNKHNDGEDGGGLGLKLEIDNNQINRLHAVPANPERGQGVKPWAGEGGGGGGGGGLYILHPEGQVPRRDPSKGPSQVPIYPNTLSLDHSHHLTHLGDNDSHKIRMFRNSSDPSWPGVRCYTSLTDELDEGVGGTPEYMCDTGDEESVLSADIPTSLSSADTKDDRRVPDATTVGSGISVTKSEDEGREEDDVHHVTDSMVAEALAALDAATAGEDCED; encoded by the exons ATGGGTTGCCAATGCTGTAAGATGATTAAAAG GAATAGGGACCCGGCGGAGAgctctctctatcagccccaCCACCTCCCAGCAGACAGCGGGGACCAGTCCAACAACAAGCAGAAGCAGGTCTTCCACAACCTGGGCTTCAGCAACAGCAACAAGCACAACGAtggagaagatggaggaggaCTAGGCCTCAAGCTGGAGATCGACAACAACCAGATCAACAGGCTCCACGCCGTGCCCGCCAACCCAGAGAGGGGGCAGGGAGTCAAGCCTTGGGcaggggagggtggtggtggtggtggtggtgggggtctgTATATCCTCCATCCAGAGGGCCAGGTTCCAAGACGAGATCCATCTAAGGGCCCCAGCCAAGTCCCAATCTACCCTAACACACTCTCCCTGGATCATAGTCACCATCTGACACATTTGGGTGACAATGACTCCCACAAGATTAGGATGTTCCGAAATAGCTCGGACCCCTCCTGGCCCGGTGTGAGGTGCTACACCTCGTTGACGGATGAGCTGGATGAGGGGGTGGGTGGCACACCTGAGTACATGTGTGACACAGGGGATGAGGAGAGCGTCCTGTCTGCGGATATTCCAACTAGCCTGTCCTCGGCAGACACGAAGGATGATAGGAGGGTGCCGGACGCCACTACCGTAGGGAGCGGGATCTCGGTGACGAAGAGCGAAGATGAGGGACGGGAAGAAGATGACGTGCATCACGTCACAGACTCTATGGTGGCGGAAGCTCTAGCAGCTCTAGATGCAGCAACCGCCGGGGAGGACTGTGAGGACTAA